In Pseudomonas fluorescens, a genomic segment contains:
- a CDS encoding alpha/beta hydrolase gives MHSELIRYLIVPGWQGSPEDHWQSHWQNSLPNSARVEQADWLTPRREDWVAALAEAIAADSTPVILIAHSLGCITVAHWAATAPVQFLRQVRGALLVAPADVERPACSPALRNFAPIPTDLLPFPSQVVSSDNDSAVSAPRALELARNWGAEAGILSGAGHINVKSGHQRWEQGFAYLYRLQSRLEHHARRTA, from the coding sequence ATGCACAGCGAGTTGATTCGTTATCTGATCGTGCCGGGCTGGCAAGGATCGCCAGAAGATCATTGGCAAAGTCACTGGCAGAACAGCCTGCCCAACAGCGCACGCGTGGAGCAGGCCGATTGGCTCACGCCGCGCCGTGAAGACTGGGTCGCCGCGCTGGCCGAGGCGATCGCCGCCGACAGCACGCCGGTGATCCTGATCGCCCATAGCCTGGGTTGCATCACCGTGGCCCATTGGGCGGCCACTGCCCCGGTGCAGTTCCTGCGGCAGGTGCGCGGTGCCTTGCTGGTGGCCCCGGCGGACGTCGAACGTCCGGCGTGCTCGCCTGCCCTGCGCAACTTTGCGCCGATCCCGACCGACCTGTTGCCGTTTCCCAGCCAGGTGGTCAGTTCCGATAACGACAGCGCCGTCAGCGCCCCCCGGGCCCTGGAATTGGCCCGCAACTGGGGGGCCGAAGCCGGCATTCTCTCGGGGGCCGGGCATATCAATGTGAAGTCCGGTCACCAACGCTGGGAGCAAGGCTTCGCCTACCTGTATCGCTTGCAAAGTCGCCTCGAGCATCACGCCCGGCGCACTGCCTGA
- a CDS encoding sigma 54-interacting transcriptional regulator, with the protein MSLHETFGQPLLTFPDAEKSPLSIRAKALVFVDPRSRQLREELENLAPRALPVLIRGETGSGKELLARHIHRGSDRAGLFVSVNCGAISPTYADAELFGYAAGAHSGAASSRAGWFGSANGGTLYLDEIGDLPLPIQVKLLAALENHEVTRVGAHQPSPVDVRLVAATSIDLAQAVAAGKFHERLFHYLSEGQLELPALRERVGDILSLAEYFLGIYSQRLDLPVPLISDAAQRVLEHHSWPGNTRELENVIHFALLVSSGDEILPEHLNLPVAGSPLEQVQRIFDNASPAEQETLRRFLHEQNGIST; encoded by the coding sequence ATGAGCCTGCATGAAACCTTCGGTCAGCCCCTGCTGACCTTCCCCGACGCCGAAAAAAGCCCGCTGAGCATCCGCGCCAAGGCGCTGGTGTTTGTCGACCCGCGTTCGCGGCAACTGCGCGAAGAGCTGGAAAACCTCGCCCCCCGTGCCTTGCCCGTATTGATTCGCGGCGAGACCGGTAGCGGTAAAGAGCTGCTGGCGCGGCATATCCATCGTGGTAGTGATCGTGCCGGGCTGTTTGTCTCGGTCAATTGCGGCGCCATCAGCCCGACCTACGCCGATGCCGAGTTGTTCGGCTACGCTGCCGGCGCTCACAGCGGCGCGGCGAGCAGCCGTGCCGGCTGGTTCGGGTCGGCCAATGGCGGCACCTTGTACCTGGATGAAATCGGCGATTTGCCGCTGCCGATCCAGGTCAAGTTGCTCGCCGCCCTGGAAAACCACGAAGTCACTCGCGTCGGTGCGCATCAGCCAAGCCCGGTGGATGTGCGCCTGGTAGCAGCCACCAGCATCGACCTGGCCCAAGCCGTGGCTGCCGGCAAGTTTCATGAGCGGCTGTTCCATTACCTGAGCGAAGGCCAGCTGGAATTGCCGGCATTGCGCGAGCGGGTCGGCGATATCCTGTCCCTGGCCGAGTACTTCCTCGGTATCTACAGCCAGCGCCTGGACCTGCCGGTGCCGTTGATCAGCGACGCCGCCCAGCGCGTACTGGAACACCACAGCTGGCCGGGCAATACCCGCGAGTTGGAGAACGTCATTCACTTTGCGCTGCTGGTCAGCAGCGGCGATGAGATTCTGCCGGAGCATCTGAATCTGCCCGTCGCCGGTTCGCCCCTTGAACAGGTGCAGCGAATATTCGATAACGCCAGCCCCGCCGAGCAGGAAACCTTGCGCCGCTTTCTACATGAACAAAATGGAATATCAACGTGA